From a single Nostoc edaphicum CCNP1411 genomic region:
- a CDS encoding CTP synthase has product MTKFIFVTGGVVSSIGKGIVAASLGRLLKSREYSVSILKLDPYINIDPGTMSPFQHGEVFVTQDGAETDLDLGHYERFTDTSMSRLNCVTTGSIYQAVINKERRGDYNGGTVQVIPHITNEIKDRILRVAKSTNPSVVITEIGGTVGDIESLPFLEAIRQFRKEVGRQNVLYMHVTLVPWIASAGEMKTKPTQHSVKELRSIGIQPDILVCRSDRPLPKGLKQKLSGSCDVPEECVITSQDAKSIYEVPLNLEREGMAEQVLNLLHMEQRKPDLTQWQTLVQRLHSPKHEVEIAIVGKYVQLSDAYLSVVEALNHAAISTYGKLRLRWVNSENLEVEPAENYLAGVDGIVVPGGFGVRGVDGKIAAIRYARDRQIPFLGLCLGMQCSVIEWARNVGGLTGANSAEFDAYTTNPVINLLPEQQEVVDLGGTMRLGLYPCRVLPDTLAFKLYQEDVIYERHRHRYEFNNAYRDLLLKSGYVISGTSPDGRLVEIVELTKHPFFLACQFHPEFQSRPSSPHPLFKGFIQTAIALSLSTSSTPTPLEVS; this is encoded by the coding sequence ATGACTAAGTTTATCTTTGTTACTGGAGGCGTAGTTTCCAGTATTGGTAAGGGCATTGTAGCAGCAAGTCTAGGGCGTTTGCTCAAGTCGCGCGAATATTCGGTGTCGATTCTCAAACTCGACCCTTATATCAATATCGATCCTGGGACGATGAGTCCCTTTCAGCATGGGGAAGTATTCGTTACCCAAGATGGTGCGGAGACAGATTTGGACTTGGGGCATTACGAACGCTTTACCGATACTTCGATGTCGCGGTTAAATTGTGTAACGACTGGCTCGATTTACCAGGCGGTGATCAATAAAGAGCGGCGCGGAGACTACAATGGCGGCACTGTACAGGTAATTCCTCATATTACCAATGAAATTAAAGATCGGATTCTGCGAGTTGCTAAAAGTACAAATCCCTCTGTAGTAATTACAGAAATCGGCGGTACGGTGGGAGATATTGAATCACTGCCGTTTTTGGAAGCAATTCGCCAGTTCCGCAAAGAGGTGGGACGGCAGAATGTGCTGTATATGCACGTAACGCTAGTGCCGTGGATTGCCTCTGCGGGTGAGATGAAAACTAAGCCAACACAGCATTCAGTTAAAGAACTGAGATCGATTGGTATTCAACCAGATATTTTAGTTTGTCGGAGCGATCGCCCCTTACCCAAGGGATTAAAGCAAAAATTGTCGGGATCTTGCGATGTGCCGGAAGAATGCGTCATCACTTCCCAAGATGCCAAAAGTATCTATGAAGTACCGCTAAATCTGGAACGGGAAGGAATGGCAGAACAAGTGCTGAACTTGCTGCACATGGAACAACGTAAACCAGATTTGACGCAGTGGCAAACCCTGGTACAACGGTTACATAGTCCCAAGCATGAGGTAGAAATTGCCATTGTTGGTAAATATGTGCAATTAAGTGATGCCTATCTATCTGTAGTGGAAGCGCTTAACCATGCGGCAATTTCCACTTATGGCAAACTGCGCCTACGTTGGGTGAACTCAGAAAATTTGGAAGTTGAACCAGCCGAAAATTATCTTGCGGGTGTCGATGGCATAGTTGTACCAGGAGGTTTCGGGGTTCGGGGAGTCGATGGTAAAATTGCCGCCATTAGATACGCCCGCGATCGCCAAATTCCCTTTTTGGGTTTATGCCTGGGAATGCAATGTTCTGTAATTGAGTGGGCCAGAAATGTAGGGGGATTAACAGGTGCTAACAGTGCTGAATTTGACGCCTATACAACTAATCCGGTAATTAATTTATTGCCAGAACAGCAGGAAGTCGTTGATTTAGGGGGTACAATGCGGTTGGGACTATATCCTTGTCGTGTTCTCCCTGATACTCTAGCTTTTAAGCTCTATCAAGAAGATGTGATTTATGAACGACATCGACATCGCTATGAGTTCAACAATGCTTACCGCGATTTGTTGTTAAAGTCGGGCTATGTGATCAGTGGTACTTCTCCCGATGGACGCTTAGTTGAAATTGTGGAATTAACCAAGCACCCATTCTTTCTTGCTTGCCAATTTCATCCAGAATTTCAATCACGCCCCAGTAGCCCTCATCCTTTATTTAAAGGGTTTATTCAAACAGCGATCGCTCTTTCTCTTTCGACATCTAGCACGCCAACACCATTGGAGGTGTCATAA
- a CDS encoding YraN family protein, translated as MANLPPSHYPDIGHLGEDLVAQWLQSTGWIILHRRFSSRWGEIDIIAQYDGRTEEKLLTQHSALSTQHSLLAFVEVKTRSSGSWDAGGRSAITTQKQAKIWRTAGIFLAQFPEKADYSCRFDVAIVYCQRISKNLTGITASQEALATSSVDGYKFKLQEYIPAAFDSSIDNG; from the coding sequence ATGGCTAACCTTCCTCCATCCCATTATCCAGATATTGGTCATTTAGGAGAAGACCTAGTAGCCCAATGGTTGCAATCTACAGGTTGGATAATTCTGCATCGTCGCTTTTCTAGCCGCTGGGGAGAAATTGATATCATCGCCCAATATGATGGACGAACTGAGGAAAAACTCCTTACTCAGCACTCAGCACTCAGCACTCAGCACTCATTATTGGCATTTGTTGAAGTTAAAACCCGCAGTTCAGGTAGTTGGGATGCTGGGGGAAGAAGTGCAATCACCACACAAAAGCAAGCAAAAATTTGGCGTACAGCTGGAATATTTTTAGCCCAGTTTCCTGAAAAGGCAGATTATTCTTGTAGATTTGATGTTGCTATTGTCTACTGTCAAAGAATATCAAAAAATCTGACTGGGATTACAGCAAGCCAGGAAGCTCTAGCTACTTCATCAGTAGATGGATATAAGTTTAAGCTGCAAGAATACATTCCGGCAGCTTTCGACTCTTCAATTGATAATGGTTAA
- the queA gene encoding tRNA preQ1(34) S-adenosylmethionine ribosyltransferase-isomerase QueA, giving the protein MKQKLVQANLKDTSSPQEKDLELDCSVAGYDYELPPEFIAQNPAVPRDSSRLLVVNSSTTGIETAPLHHIFHDLPALLRSGDLLVMNNTRVIPARLYGHKSTGAKIQVLLLEERQHNCWLALVKPGKSFKQGAKIIFEPRQLGIRDQEDSYPVPSPQLTATVIETDVATGGRLLQFDVPEGKSLVQLLEVFGEIPLPPYITTSEAADGQYQTVYAKQPGAIAAPTAGLHFTPELLEKLRDRKINQAFVTLHVGVGTFRPVEVEDVTTHQMHEEWIEVPAATVEQIRATKAAGGRIIAVGTTAVRALEGAAKTGNLQPFCGKTDLFIYPGYQWRVVDGLITNFHLPRSSLLMLVSALIGRQRLLNIYSEAIASEYRFYSFGDAMLILPEAVRVES; this is encoded by the coding sequence ATAAAGCAAAAACTAGTACAAGCCAATTTGAAAGATACATCTAGCCCACAAGAAAAAGATTTGGAATTAGATTGCTCGGTAGCTGGCTATGACTACGAACTACCTCCAGAATTCATTGCCCAAAACCCAGCAGTTCCTAGAGATAGTTCGCGATTACTGGTAGTTAATTCTTCTACTACAGGCATCGAAACAGCACCCCTACACCACATTTTCCATGATTTGCCTGCACTGCTGCGCTCTGGTGATTTGTTGGTTATGAACAATACAAGAGTCATTCCAGCGCGGCTTTATGGTCATAAATCTACTGGTGCTAAAATCCAGGTGTTGCTGTTGGAAGAACGGCAGCATAACTGTTGGTTAGCTTTAGTTAAGCCAGGAAAAAGCTTCAAACAGGGAGCTAAGATTATTTTTGAACCAAGGCAATTAGGAATTAGGGATCAGGAAGATTCCTACCCAGTCCCCAGTCCCCAGCTAACGGCTACAGTTATAGAAACAGATGTAGCAACTGGGGGGCGGTTGTTGCAATTTGATGTGCCAGAGGGAAAGTCTTTGGTGCAATTGTTAGAGGTGTTTGGTGAAATCCCGCTACCACCATACATTACTACTTCAGAAGCTGCTGACGGACAGTATCAGACAGTTTATGCCAAACAGCCAGGAGCGATCGCAGCACCAACGGCAGGATTACACTTTACCCCAGAATTATTAGAAAAGTTGCGCGATCGCAAAATCAATCAAGCTTTTGTAACGCTACACGTTGGTGTAGGCACATTTCGCCCTGTGGAAGTGGAGGATGTAACTACCCACCAGATGCACGAAGAATGGATTGAAGTTCCCGCCGCCACAGTAGAGCAAATCCGCGCCACTAAAGCAGCTGGCGGTCGAATTATTGCTGTGGGAACAACCGCAGTAAGGGCTTTAGAAGGGGCGGCTAAAACTGGGAATTTACAACCATTTTGCGGGAAAACAGACTTGTTTATTTATCCCGGCTACCAATGGCGGGTGGTGGATGGTTTGATTACAAATTTTCACTTACCGCGTTCCAGTTTGCTGATGTTGGTAAGTGCGCTAATTGGCAGACAACGGTTATTAAATATATACTCTGAAGCGATCGCTTCAGAGTATCGCTTCTATTCCTTTGGTGATGCCATGCTAATTTTACCGGAAGCTGTGAGAGTGGAGAGTTAG
- a CDS encoding type II toxin-antitoxin system HicA family toxin, with the protein MSVSFTPEVKKLLTEAGCYFKRQGKGDHEIWYSPITHNNFVVDSKIKSRHTANGVLKQAGLDKYF; encoded by the coding sequence ATGAGTGTTTCCTTTACTCCTGAAGTTAAAAAGCTTTTAACAGAAGCTGGATGTTATTTTAAAAGGCAAGGGAAAGGAGATCATGAAATTTGGTATAGCCCAATTACACATAATAACTTTGTAGTTGATAGTAAAATAAAATCACGTCATACTGCAAATGGCGTGTTGAAACAAGCTGGTTTAGATAAGTATTTTTGA
- a CDS encoding potassium channel family protein, whose protein sequence is MNLSSLSFFRSLRKDNHQFAVIGLGRFGRSVCSTLHNFGYQVLATDIDEKRVSEALTEGIVGHALQLDSTEPAALKEAGIFEFDTVIIAIGNYVQESIITTLNVKEAGVPHVVAKASSEVHRKLLRRVGADHVVFPEYEAGCALARTLTKPAILDRFDLDPDNSIVELIVPDEFHGRTITELQLRNRYGLNLLAVSQDGKFQINPDPTKRLERGSAMVVIGCNKDINRLPI, encoded by the coding sequence GTGAATCTTTCATCATTAAGTTTTTTTCGCAGTTTACGTAAAGATAACCATCAATTTGCTGTAATTGGGTTAGGTCGTTTTGGTCGATCTGTCTGTTCCACCCTGCACAATTTTGGTTATCAAGTGCTGGCAACAGATATTGATGAAAAACGAGTTTCAGAAGCATTAACTGAGGGAATAGTTGGTCATGCTTTACAACTAGACTCTACAGAACCGGCTGCACTTAAAGAAGCTGGAATTTTTGAATTTGATACTGTGATTATAGCGATAGGCAACTATGTTCAGGAAAGCATCATAACTACCCTAAATGTGAAAGAGGCTGGTGTTCCCCACGTAGTTGCCAAAGCTTCTAGTGAAGTTCACCGTAAACTGTTGCGGCGAGTAGGGGCAGATCATGTTGTTTTTCCTGAGTATGAAGCGGGTTGTGCCCTAGCGCGTACTCTTACCAAACCAGCAATCCTAGATCGGTTTGACCTAGACCCAGATAACAGTATTGTAGAGTTGATTGTGCCTGATGAATTTCACGGCAGAACAATCACCGAGTTACAACTTCGTAATCGCTACGGTTTAAATTTGCTAGCAGTAAGTCAGGATGGTAAATTTCAAATTAATCCTGACCCTACTAAGCGTTTAGAGCGTGGTTCAGCAATGGTCGTTATTGGTTGCAATAAAGATATCAATCGTTTGCCGATTTAA
- a CDS encoding tetratricopeptide repeat protein: MSEKYLFSHWLNLFCQVTLAGCSTFLVLATPTITNFSGSKLLGETAISQDLQAASFFQQGVTRYNRKDLQGAEYAFRQALQRDPSLGAARNYLGNIFMEQNRLDIALQEYTEAIRINPNLSEAYYNLGLVLHRQGEKDAAITAYRQSLVIDSTRVAALYNLGLVLYEQGQLQEAIAAYQQVINLDSSYANAYFNLAIALQQQGQTELAIANYRQVLQLDPKNATAYNNMASLLAVHGQASEAISVYRQAIRQNPKNASAYYNLGVTLYNQGDIKKASGVLKRAYNEYRQQGNIEQVEKIEQLMQQIAQKAGQQQPQASQTATPAQSSDSTSNVVQTPQSNTPNQPETPANPGDVPVSVEPQSTSTSPGQ; this comes from the coding sequence ATGTCTGAAAAATACCTATTTTCTCATTGGTTAAATTTATTTTGCCAGGTGACACTCGCTGGCTGTTCTACGTTTTTGGTCTTGGCTACACCAACAATTACTAATTTCTCCGGAAGCAAGCTGCTAGGAGAAACCGCAATTTCTCAGGATCTTCAAGCAGCTAGCTTTTTCCAGCAGGGAGTGACGCGCTATAATCGCAAAGATTTACAGGGGGCGGAATATGCCTTTCGCCAAGCGTTACAGCGAGATCCTAGCCTTGGGGCAGCGCGAAATTATCTGGGTAATATATTCATGGAGCAAAATCGCCTGGATATAGCTTTACAAGAATATACAGAGGCGATTAGGATTAATCCCAATTTGAGTGAAGCTTATTACAACTTAGGATTAGTGTTGCACCGACAAGGAGAAAAAGATGCAGCGATTACGGCTTATCGCCAGAGCCTTGTAATAGATTCCACAAGGGTAGCAGCGCTATATAATCTGGGTTTGGTGCTTTATGAACAAGGACAACTACAAGAAGCGATCGCAGCATATCAGCAAGTAATCAATCTAGATAGCAGTTATGCCAATGCTTATTTTAACTTAGCGATCGCCTTGCAACAACAAGGTCAAACAGAGCTTGCGATCGCCAATTATCGCCAAGTATTGCAACTAGATCCGAAAAATGCCACGGCTTACAACAATATGGCAAGTTTACTGGCAGTTCATGGTCAAGCTTCAGAGGCTATTTCTGTTTATCGGCAAGCTATTCGCCAAAATCCTAAAAATGCCTCAGCTTACTATAACTTGGGAGTCACTTTATATAATCAGGGCGACATCAAAAAAGCTAGTGGAGTCTTGAAACGCGCTTATAACGAATATCGTCAGCAAGGCAATATTGAACAAGTTGAGAAAATTGAACAGCTAATGCAGCAAATTGCCCAGAAGGCTGGACAACAGCAACCTCAAGCCAGTCAAACAGCTACTCCTGCTCAGAGTTCAGATTCTACAAGTAATGTAGTACAAACACCTCAGTCAAACACGCCGAATCAACCAGAAACGCCAGCCAACCCTGGCGATGTCCCTGTCTCAGTTGAACCACAATCTACTTCAACGAGTCCTGGACAATAA
- a CDS encoding DNA cytosine methyltransferase: protein MNYEPIVLEKKINSLKIREMTAIENKLNAGTKELMALSLFSGGGGLDLGFSAAGFRVGCSTDIDSFSCQTLILNNGRKIFYNHAYSITADIREISAEYLLRKAELSDSKIDIVLGGPPCQAFSIFGRRKGLDDPRGNLVWEYLKIIQEIKPKAFVFENVPGLKSIHNGKLFEEILSELTIGGTYAISTHSYQMAEYGIPQFRERVFVIGSQNGSIVPRMLPTHGRESLLAPKNYRTVREALRYLPEPGTFSTVLNHIGRKHSPRIVSRYENLKFGERDPKTRINKLHPERPSFTIIVGSDKGGGKGHIHPFVPREVTPRESARMQTFPDWWEFYGTGRHVIRQVGNAVPPLFATLLAEHLRVHIFEGQKQRSYEDFIEILGLDYLQE from the coding sequence ATGAATTACGAACCTATCGTATTAGAAAAAAAAATAAATTCTCTAAAAATTAGAGAAATGACAGCAATAGAGAATAAACTTAATGCTGGCACAAAAGAATTGATGGCACTATCTCTATTCTCTGGAGGGGGGGGATTAGATTTAGGATTTTCAGCAGCAGGATTTAGAGTTGGATGCTCTACTGACATAGATTCATTTTCTTGTCAAACGCTAATACTCAACAATGGAAGAAAAATATTTTATAACCACGCGTACTCAATAACTGCTGATATAAGAGAAATTTCAGCAGAATATTTGCTAAGAAAGGCAGAGCTTTCTGATAGCAAAATTGACATTGTTTTAGGTGGACCACCATGCCAAGCATTCTCTATATTTGGTCGTCGTAAAGGGCTAGATGATCCACGCGGTAATTTAGTATGGGAATATCTAAAAATTATTCAGGAAATCAAACCTAAAGCATTTGTTTTTGAAAATGTACCTGGCTTAAAATCTATTCATAATGGAAAGTTGTTTGAAGAAATACTGAGTGAATTAACAATAGGCGGTACATACGCAATATCTACACATAGTTATCAAATGGCTGAATATGGAATCCCTCAATTCCGTGAAAGGGTGTTTGTTATAGGATCACAAAATGGGTCAATTGTCCCCCGAATGCTTCCAACGCATGGTAGGGAATCATTATTAGCACCTAAGAATTACCGTACTGTTAGGGAGGCGCTCCGATATTTGCCTGAGCCAGGAACATTCAGTACAGTTCTTAATCACATCGGACGAAAACATAGCCCAAGAATTGTCTCTCGGTATGAAAACTTAAAATTTGGAGAGCGCGATCCAAAAACGAGAATAAATAAACTACATCCAGAGCGTCCAAGCTTTACGATAATTGTTGGTTCTGATAAAGGTGGTGGTAAAGGTCATATTCATCCATTCGTTCCGAGAGAAGTAACGCCACGTGAATCAGCACGTATGCAGACTTTTCCAGATTGGTGGGAATTTTATGGTACTGGACGGCACGTTATTAGGCAAGTCGGAAATGCGGTTCCTCCCCTTTTCGCTACACTTCTGGCAGAGCATCTGCGTGTGCATATTTTTGAGGGACAAAAACAAAGGAGCTATGAGGATTTTATAGAAATCTTAGGGCTTGATTATCTTCAAGAATAA
- a CDS encoding Uma2 family endonuclease gives MSETLADIAIPPQFPDHTQLPESDGTFVKNFQEHPQTVILTDSIAQALQRLHPDGQYCIGQDCGIYWRETEPPEKGAAAPDWFYVPGVPPRLDGKNRRSYVLWREYIPPLIAIELASGNGDEERDVTPLPLAGGREGAKVGKFWVYERIIRIPYYAIYEISNDKLEVYHLVDFSYHKMQPNERGHYPITPLGVELGLWQGSYLNNPEQFWLRWWDLEGNLLLIGQEEAELQRQRAEQAERKAAQLAERLRAIGIDPDVE, from the coding sequence ATGAGTGAAACACTTGCTGATATTGCCATACCGCCCCAGTTTCCCGATCACACTCAACTACCAGAGTCTGATGGTACGTTTGTGAAAAATTTTCAAGAGCATCCTCAAACCGTCATTCTTACAGACTCAATTGCTCAAGCTTTGCAACGCTTACATCCTGATGGACAGTATTGCATTGGTCAAGATTGTGGTATTTACTGGCGAGAGACTGAACCACCAGAAAAAGGAGCAGCAGCACCGGATTGGTTTTATGTCCCTGGTGTACCACCAAGACTAGATGGCAAAAACCGCCGCTCTTATGTTTTGTGGCGGGAATACATACCGCCATTAATTGCTATAGAACTAGCTAGTGGTAATGGCGATGAAGAACGAGATGTCACTCCTTTACCTCTAGCTGGTGGTCGGGAAGGCGCAAAAGTAGGTAAATTCTGGGTATATGAGCGAATAATCCGAATTCCCTACTATGCCATTTATGAAATTAGTAATGACAAACTGGAAGTTTATCATCTGGTAGATTTTTCTTACCACAAAATGCAGCCTAATGAGCGAGGCCACTACCCAATTACTCCTTTAGGAGTGGAACTAGGGTTATGGCAGGGAAGCTACTTGAATAATCCTGAGCAATTTTGGTTGCGCTGGTGGGATTTAGAAGGAAATCTGTTACTGATTGGTCAAGAAGAAGCTGAGTTGCAAAGGCAAAGAGCCGAGCAAGCAGAACGAAAAGCTGCACAATTAGCAGAACGGCTCAGGGCAATAGGTATCGACCCAGATGTAGAGTAA
- a CDS encoding pentapeptide repeat-containing protein: protein MIVITATVGFAPKALALEYNKEILVEADFSGRDLTDSSFTKANLRQSNFSHANLNGVSFFAANLESANLEGSDLRNATLDSARLVRANLTNALLEGAFAANARFDGAIIDGADFTDTLLRSDEQKKLCKLAKGTNPITGRDTRDTLFCP from the coding sequence ATGATTGTCATCACTGCAACAGTCGGTTTTGCTCCAAAAGCTTTGGCACTCGAATATAATAAAGAGATTTTGGTTGAGGCTGATTTCTCAGGACGTGATTTAACAGACTCCAGCTTTACCAAAGCTAATCTTCGCCAGAGCAACTTCAGCCACGCTAATTTGAACGGTGTCAGCTTCTTTGCAGCAAATTTAGAATCTGCGAATTTGGAGGGTTCTGACTTGAGAAATGCCACTTTAGACTCGGCTCGTTTAGTCAGAGCAAATTTGACAAATGCACTGTTGGAGGGTGCTTTTGCTGCTAACGCCAGATTTGACGGTGCAATCATTGACGGGGCAGATTTTACCGATACGCTGCTGCGTTCCGATGAGCAAAAAAAATTGTGCAAACTTGCCAAAGGAACTAATCCCATTACAGGACGAGATACGCGTGACACCTTGTTTTGTCCTTAG
- a CDS encoding N-acetylmuramoyl-L-alanine amidase: protein MKNLLGLVILGCILTSSVASAEPSLIVVFPQTNYQTSAEKIFFLGTAPPDGQVLINSKPITRSKAGHFSPSLPLQLGENLFTVRHQNQELQIKVTRLATGPELPQGLAFAKDSLTPAVDIARLPGELICFSAIAPPNANVSVKLANQTIALSPQPQQAQLPSNLAALTGQNQPHAQSSVGNYKGCTTVQQPDPDSFSLIYGNNIISGAVVPDSSQEVDLGQPQFQLTLNGKTITQPGTGKIQILSRAKLPVVEVIADAGVARTGPSTDYSRLTPLPKGTRATVTGRESEWLRLDNGTWINSKETRILPGAIPPQTIIRSVGYRQIPGATEIVFPLQVPVPVSVQQSEQALALTLYNTTAQTDIIRLDDDPLIERLDWQQEAPGQVKYTFNLKKAQQWGYKLRYDGTTLVLALRHPPKIGNTRRKPLANYKIVLDPGHGGKESGASGPTGYLEKDVNLVISKLLRDELVKRGATVVMTREDDREVSLVERQAIISQEEPAIALSIHHNSLPDNGDAEKTKGFGTFWYHPQAHSPAIFLQNYVVQKLGRPYYGVFWNNLALTRPAAAPSVLLELGFMSNPDEFEEIVNPEEQKKMADAIAQGITEWFRSVR from the coding sequence GTGAAAAACCTTCTAGGATTAGTAATATTGGGCTGTATTCTCACCTCCTCAGTCGCATCGGCAGAGCCATCGCTTATAGTCGTTTTTCCCCAGACAAACTACCAGACAAGTGCCGAAAAAATCTTCTTTCTGGGCACTGCACCACCAGATGGTCAGGTTTTGATCAATAGTAAGCCAATTACCCGCAGCAAAGCTGGTCATTTTTCCCCTAGTTTACCCTTGCAGTTGGGGGAGAATCTTTTCACAGTGCGTCACCAAAATCAAGAACTCCAGATTAAAGTTACAAGGCTTGCCACTGGCCCTGAGTTACCACAGGGGTTAGCCTTTGCTAAAGATTCCCTGACTCCCGCAGTTGACATTGCCAGACTACCGGGAGAACTAATTTGTTTTAGCGCGATCGCACCCCCTAACGCTAATGTCTCTGTCAAACTAGCTAATCAAACGATTGCCCTTTCACCTCAACCCCAACAGGCACAACTACCAAGTAATTTGGCAGCTTTGACAGGGCAAAATCAGCCTCATGCCCAGTCTAGCGTAGGCAATTACAAAGGTTGCACCACAGTGCAACAACCTGATCCTGATTCCTTCAGCCTGATTTACGGTAACAACATCATTTCTGGTGCTGTTGTCCCAGACTCAAGTCAAGAGGTAGATTTGGGACAACCTCAGTTTCAACTGACGCTCAATGGCAAGACGATAACTCAACCAGGAACTGGTAAAATTCAAATCCTCTCAAGAGCAAAGTTACCAGTTGTTGAGGTAATTGCAGACGCAGGCGTTGCTCGAACTGGCCCGAGTACCGATTATTCTCGACTCACACCACTGCCCAAAGGCACACGAGCAACAGTTACAGGTAGAGAAAGTGAATGGTTACGCCTCGACAATGGCACCTGGATTAATAGTAAAGAAACGCGCATTTTACCTGGTGCAATTCCGCCACAGACAATAATTCGCAGTGTCGGATACCGTCAAATCCCTGGTGCGACAGAGATAGTCTTTCCCTTGCAAGTTCCCGTACCTGTGAGCGTACAACAAAGTGAGCAAGCTCTCGCTCTCACCCTCTACAATACCACTGCCCAAACGGACATAATTCGCCTGGATGATGACCCCCTAATTGAGCGCCTAGACTGGCAACAGGAAGCTCCAGGACAAGTAAAATACACCTTTAACCTCAAAAAAGCTCAACAGTGGGGATATAAGCTGAGATACGACGGAACAACCCTGGTTTTAGCTTTGCGTCATCCGCCTAAAATTGGGAACACAAGACGCAAGCCTTTAGCTAATTACAAGATTGTACTAGATCCAGGGCATGGCGGTAAAGAATCTGGTGCCAGTGGCCCAACTGGATATTTAGAAAAAGATGTGAATTTGGTGATATCTAAGTTGTTGCGCGACGAGTTGGTGAAGCGGGGAGCAACGGTAGTGATGACGCGGGAGGACGATCGCGAAGTTTCGCTAGTAGAACGTCAGGCAATTATCAGTCAAGAAGAACCTGCGATCGCTCTTTCCATACACCACAACTCCCTACCTGATAATGGCGATGCCGAAAAAACCAAGGGATTCGGCACGTTTTGGTATCATCCCCAAGCTCACAGCCCCGCAATATTTTTACAGAACTATGTAGTCCAAAAACTCGGTAGACCTTATTATGGCGTGTTTTGGAACAACCTAGCGCTGACACGTCCCGCTGCTGCGCCATCAGTGTTGCTGGAATTGGGTTTTATGAGTAATCCTGATGAATTTGAGGAGATAGTGAACCCAGAAGAACAGAAAAAAATGGCTGATGCGATCGCTCAGGGGATTACGGAGTGGTTTCGGAGCGTGAGATAA
- a CDS encoding helix-turn-helix domain-containing protein, with protein MPKKKSAILEAVHETATGLHKAGLMDQTTLREFDRLCLSEIEPLEPEQIKQIRESSHVSQAVFAAILNTSLSTVQKWEIGQKRPSGTALKLLHLVKKRGLNSVID; from the coding sequence ATGCCGAAGAAGAAATCAGCGATTCTTGAAGCCGTTCACGAAACGGCTACGGGGCTGCACAAGGCTGGACTTATGGATCAGACTACATTGCGTGAATTCGACCGTCTGTGCTTGTCTGAAATTGAACCGCTAGAACCTGAGCAAATTAAGCAAATACGCGAATCATCTCATGTCAGTCAGGCAGTATTTGCTGCGATTTTAAATACAAGTTTATCAACGGTTCAAAAGTGGGAAATCGGTCAGAAGCGTCCCAGTGGCACTGCTCTTAAGCTGTTGCACCTAGTTAAAAAACGGGGATTGAATAGCGTGATTGATTAA
- a CDS encoding DUF1902 domain-containing protein, protein MNTFIVKVSAFWDSEVDVWVASSDNLPGLVTEASTIEVLTAKLKAMIPELIELNGVESGNKDYIDLYLITHRHESIKVAG, encoded by the coding sequence ATGAATACTTTTATTGTCAAAGTAAGCGCTTTTTGGGATTCTGAGGTTGATGTTTGGGTAGCTAGCAGTGATAATCTACCTGGGTTGGTTACAGAAGCTTCTACTATTGAGGTGTTAACAGCAAAACTCAAAGCTATGATTCCAGAACTTATTGAATTAAATGGAGTTGAATCTGGCAACAAAGATTACATTGATTTATACTTAATAACCCATCGTCATGAATCAATCAAAGTGGCTGGCTAA